DNA from Gemella massiliensis:
CGTTTGGAGATTCTATTCCAATATAGTCCGCTTGTACTTCAACAATACGTGCTTCCGGTTTATCTACTAAAGATGCACAGGTTACACTGTTCACGCCAAGTTCTTTTAAATATTCAATAAGGCATTTTAACGTTCTGCCTGTATCAACAATATCCTCAATTATAATGACATCTTTATCTTTAACGTCCATAGCTACATCTTTATTAATTTTTATTGATCCTGATGAACAAGTTCCGCCATGATAGCTTGAAACATCTATAAAATCAGTTACAACGTGTATATCAATATGTTTCATAACCTCTGCCATAAAAGGTAACGCACCTTTTAATGTGCATAAAAGCACCGGCTCTTTGTCCTTATAATCTTCTTCTATCTGCTTTGCTATTCTTTTGGAAGCATTTACGATTTTCTCATGACTAAATAGAATTTTTTCTATATCCTGCTTTAAATTTTCCACTGCTTTATCCTTTCGTTTTTATGTAATAGTCATATTTTATATTTTTGTTAACCTTAGTACCGATACCTAAAACTCCCAAAATACTATTTCCACTCCTTACAACCGCCAACTCATCACGCAAGCTTGCCGGAATCTTTTCATCAATAAATAATCTTGACAATTTCTTATTAATATTGCCTCTCTTTACTACATCTCCTTGACGCCTTGTTGTAATAATAAGTGGTAAATCTTCTTTATTAAATCCAAGCTCTGCACCTTCGGTATTTGTTGATATTAGAAACTTATTTTGATAAAATTCATACTCTTTATTATCTTCAATTTTATCTATAATTAATTCTATTTTACCATTATAACACTTTTTCACAATTTTATGAATATATATACTATCATATTCTACTACTATTTTAAAATTATTTTTCACATCATAACTTTTATTGCCTCCCCTTTGTTTTAAATCTTCTATTATCTTAAACAAAGTTCGTTGTTTGATGTCATAAACACAAAAATTATCTATAAAAATCTCTTTAAAAATAAAAAATATTTCTTCTCTTTTTAATAAAAGTAATTTTTCTTTATCAAGCTCTACAAAATTTTTTGAACTTTCTTTTATGTAAGTATCTTTTCTTTTTAAGATATACTCTTTTAGAATAGTATTCACATTGAAATAATACTCCGAAAAATTAATAAGATTATCAAAACTGGCATTATTAATGCCGTTTAACAGAGGAACTATATTATGGCGAATGTTGTTTCTTGTATATTCGGTATCGAAATTTGTTTTATCAGTATAATATGTTAATCTCTCACTTACGGCATATTTTTCCAATTCTTCTTTTAAAGTATCTAAGAGCGGTCTACAAATATTTAAACCGTTTATTATTGTCTTACTTTCTATTGAAAGGTTGTAATCAATACTTCGCCCACTTAGCAATCTCATTAAAATATTTTCAACTCTATCGTTTTTATGATGAGCTGTTAAAATTTTATCAATTTTTTCCATTTTTGCCATTTCTTTAAATGCTTTATATCTTAGCTCACGTGCCAACATTTCCTCAGAAATATGTGATTTTTTAACAACTGTTTTCATATTTAATTCTTTTTTATAAAATTTCACATCATAACTGCCCACAAATTTCTCAACGAAGTTCGCCTCTTCAAAAGATTCACTCCTTAACCCATGGTTAATATGGAAAACTACAAGTTCTTTATAGCTATTTTTATATTTTGTCACCAAAAGATGAAACAAAACAATAGAATCTACACCACCGGAAAGCGCTAATGCTATCTTCTCTTTTTTGTCCCACAAAATATTAAAATTCATCACTTTGTCCTCTACTATCTAAACAACCTTTTTCTAACAATTCTTGCTTTATATTTTCAAATTTTTTTATTTTTGATTCTGTTGTCGTTATTATTTTTTCTAAAAAACCTTCGGGAATTTCTAAAAATTCTTGCTTCTCTTCTTTTTCTTGTGTTAACTCTATTATAGCTTTTTTTCCTTTTTTAACAGATATTTTCATATTACCTAAATATTTCAGTTTATGCAAATCTGTTATTTTGGTTTTTTCAATTTTAGGTTCTTGATTTATTTCTTCTTTTTCTATATTATATATCTTCTCTTTTTTTATTTTTTTCTTTTTTACTTTTTCTTTTTTAAAAGGTGCTTTTTTCTCCACATTCTTTTCGTCATTTATTTTATCCTTTTGACTGAGAATATAGCAATCTTTTTTTAAATTTATCACCCTTGCTTTAACAATAAAACCAAAAGAAAAAACATCAATCAATTTTTTCTTTTTCCCAATATTCATATTTTGCTTTGGTAAAAATCCTTGATTGTTATCAAACTCAACAAACAAGCCATAGTTTTCAACTTTTACAATTTTTCCGGAAATTTCTTTTCCTATAATATCTTTTTCCATAAAAACACCACGCTTTACTCAATACAACTTTATTCATCATTATATCACAAGAAAAAATATCCAACAACTAAGGTAAATAATAATATAGTTTTTCTTTTAAAATTAGATTTTTATTTAATTTTTTCCTACTTTACAAAACTACTCTTTCTGTGTTACCATTAAGATAACAGAAATTTAACACATTAAATTTTAAAATATTAAAAGGAGTTTGTTTTATATGCTAATACGTAGTAAAAAAGTATGGTCTAATAGTCAATTTTTACCGTTAACACTTGAAATAAAAGAAGGAAAAATAATTTCCATCTATGATTATAATCATTTCAATACCGTCGATTATGATTTTGAAAACAATCGTATCTTGCCGGGATTTATAGATATTCATACTCATGGTGCCTATGGCTATGATACAAACGATGCAACAGAAGACGGTTTACGTAATTGGACTAAAAATATACCGAGCGAGGGAGTAACTTCCTTTTTACCAACGACTATTACCCAAACAGAAGAAGTTCTATTAAAAGCTGTAAAAAATATTGCTAATATTTATGAAGCAGGTTACGATGGTGCCGAAATACTTGGTATTCACTTTGAAGGTCCTTATCTTGATGCTGAAAAAAGAGGTGCTCAACCTCTAAAATGTATTCAAACTCCAAGTGTTGAACAATTTAAAAAATTTCAACAGGCTAGTAATAATCTTATAAAACTTATTACTATAGCTTGTGAAAAGGACATCGATTACAAACTTACCAAATACTTGGCAAGTCAAAACATTAAAGTTAGTCTCGGTCATTCGGCTGCCAACTATAAAGAAAGTTATTTAGCTTTTGCCAATGGTGCTACTTCTCAAACTCATGTATTTAACGGTATGGTTGGTTTTCATCATCGTGACGGCGGAC
Protein-coding regions in this window:
- the hpt gene encoding hypoxanthine phosphoribosyltransferase; this translates as MENLKQDIEKILFSHEKIVNASKRIAKQIEEDYKDKEPVLLCTLKGALPFMAEVMKHIDIHVVTDFIDVSSYHGGTCSSGSIKINKDVAMDVKDKDVIIIEDIVDTGRTLKCLIEYLKELGVNSVTCASLVDKPEARIVEVQADYIGIESPNAFLVGFGLDYEEKYRNLPYIGVLKKEIYTK
- the tilS gene encoding tRNA lysidine(34) synthetase TilS; its protein translation is MNFNILWDKKEKIALALSGGVDSIVLFHLLVTKYKNSYKELVVFHINHGLRSESFEEANFVEKFVGSYDVKFYKKELNMKTVVKKSHISEEMLARELRYKAFKEMAKMEKIDKILTAHHKNDRVENILMRLLSGRSIDYNLSIESKTIINGLNICRPLLDTLKEELEKYAVSERLTYYTDKTNFDTEYTRNNIRHNIVPLLNGINNASFDNLINFSEYYFNVNTILKEYILKRKDTYIKESSKNFVELDKEKLLLLKREEIFFIFKEIFIDNFCVYDIKQRTLFKIIEDLKQRGGNKSYDVKNNFKIVVEYDSIYIHKIVKKCYNGKIELIIDKIEDNKEYEFYQNKFLISTNTEGAELGFNKEDLPLIITTRRQGDVVKRGNINKKLSRLFIDEKIPASLRDELAVVRSGNSILGVLGIGTKVNKNIKYDYYIKTKG
- a CDS encoding S1 RNA-binding domain-containing protein, with amino-acid sequence MEKDIIGKEISGKIVKVENYGLFVEFDNNQGFLPKQNMNIGKKKKLIDVFSFGFIVKARVINLKKDCYILSQKDKINDEKNVEKKAPFKKEKVKKKKIKKEKIYNIEKEEINQEPKIEKTKITDLHKLKYLGNMKISVKKGKKAIIELTQEKEEKQEFLEIPEGFLEKIITTTESKIKKFENIKQELLEKGCLDSRGQSDEF
- the nagA gene encoding N-acetylglucosamine-6-phosphate deacetylase → MLIRSKKVWSNSQFLPLTLEIKEGKIISIYDYNHFNTVDYDFENNRILPGFIDIHTHGAYGYDTNDATEDGLRNWTKNIPSEGVTSFLPTTITQTEEVLLKAVKNIANIYEAGYDGAEILGIHFEGPYLDAEKRGAQPLKCIQTPSVEQFKKFQQASNNLIKLITIACEKDIDYKLTKYLASQNIKVSLGHSAANYKESYLAFANGATSQTHVFNGMVGFHHRDGGQVGFALRAKDAYGEIICDGIHSTTDALNTYFNAKGRDHAIMITDSLCAKGCGRGSYVFGGENMEIYEDGSAHRDDGRLAGSTLRVIDGLRILIEEALVPIDSAINSCTKNPAEMLGFGDKKGKLKVGYDADFVVINSDYEILNTFTRGKLAYSNKIGE